A single genomic interval of Acetonema longum DSM 6540 harbors:
- the spoIIP gene encoding stage II sporulation protein P yields MAIRRWQFRKAPYRLVRRLLYFSLVCLTLLGLFFGLQTVVRQKAVPVAGLEAMKPQTDLIPQWREALFAGIPGLAATVENNKHSVEITEQFSWQQALRRSILFLTRIDVSDIRSLFRAELPLLNILKDSGDSKGRIPRSSIVHFKPQRPSPVGKPLVAIYHTHTSESFIPTSGVTHAKAGEQGDIVTVGETLADRLATHGIQAIQSKKAHDYPSFMRAYTPSENTLKKMLADNPSIQMVFDIHRDAEKRENSVAQIDGVYVARIGIIVARGQEDLVQPHWQENHAFAKIINDKMNKHFPGLSRGIQVQEWRYNQHLHPRALLLEVGSHETSLEEAQRSMAMLGDVLADILAENKNYGVR; encoded by the coding sequence ATGGCAATTAGGAGATGGCAGTTCAGAAAAGCGCCTTACCGGCTTGTGCGCAGATTGTTGTATTTCAGCCTTGTGTGCTTAACCCTTTTGGGGCTGTTTTTCGGACTGCAAACTGTTGTCCGGCAGAAGGCCGTGCCAGTGGCTGGCCTGGAGGCGATGAAACCCCAAACGGACCTGATTCCCCAGTGGAGGGAGGCGCTTTTTGCCGGCATACCGGGATTGGCGGCTACTGTGGAAAACAATAAGCATTCTGTGGAAATTACCGAGCAATTTTCCTGGCAACAGGCCCTTCGACGCAGTATTTTATTTCTGACCCGTATTGATGTATCGGACATACGGTCTCTGTTTCGGGCGGAATTGCCGCTGCTTAATATATTGAAAGATAGCGGCGATTCCAAGGGAAGGATACCTCGTTCCAGCATTGTGCACTTTAAGCCTCAGCGGCCAAGTCCGGTGGGAAAGCCGCTGGTTGCCATCTATCACACTCATACTTCCGAGTCATTTATTCCTACCTCCGGAGTCACTCACGCTAAAGCCGGGGAGCAGGGCGACATCGTAACGGTAGGCGAGACTCTGGCTGATCGTCTGGCTACACACGGCATACAGGCGATTCAAAGCAAAAAGGCGCATGACTACCCTAGCTTCATGAGAGCCTATACTCCGTCGGAAAACACCCTGAAGAAAATGCTGGCGGATAATCCCAGCATCCAAATGGTATTTGACATTCACCGGGATGCAGAAAAACGGGAAAATTCCGTCGCCCAGATCGATGGGGTATATGTGGCCCGGATCGGCATCATTGTTGCCCGTGGACAAGAAGATCTAGTCCAACCCCATTGGCAAGAAAATCATGCTTTTGCTAAAATCATAAATGACAAAATGAACAAGCACTTTCCCGGATTGTCCAGGGGAATCCAGGTACAGGAATGGCGATATAATCAGCATCTTCATCCCAGGGCATTACTGCTTGAGGTCGGGAGCCACGAAACTTCCCTGGAGGAAGCCCAGCGCAGTATGGCAATGCTAGGGGATGTGCTGGCAGATATACTGGCGGAAAATAAAAATTACGGCGTTCGGTAG